From a single Brassica napus cultivar Da-Ae chromosome C9, Da-Ae, whole genome shotgun sequence genomic region:
- the LOC106355679 gene encoding uncharacterized protein LOC106355679 isoform X2 → MPTTNVDADDRPLFFCNTCDKEHSDVISRFKLIANVKDDSGEANFLLFDANAQAIVRHSAAELYDENEDEDFLPEAVSDLFGKRVLFEISVDADNIKGKSSQYVVRLATDDREMVEEFADLPPKSNR, encoded by the exons ATGCCTACAACCAATGTTGATGCTGATGACCGGCCCTTGTTCTTCTGCAATACGTGTGACAAAGAACACAGTGATGTTATTTCCAG GTTCAAATTAATTGCCAATGTCAAGGACGATAGCGGTGAGGCTAATTTTCTGTTGTTTGATGCTAATGCTCAAGCAATTGTGCGTCATTCTGCTGCTGAACTCTATGACGAG AATGAAGATGAAGACTTCTTACCTGAAGCAGTGAGCGATCTCTTTGGTAAGAGAGTCCTTTTTGAGATTTCAGTTGACGCTGATAACATCAAAGGAAAGAGTTCTCAGTATGTTGTTCGATTGGCTACTGATGACCGTGAAATGGTTGAGGAATTTGCTGATTTGCCTCCTAAATCTAACCGGTAA